In the Bacillus shivajii genome, one interval contains:
- a CDS encoding leucyl aminopeptidase, whose amino-acid sequence MYIFKQDSFTKFETEALLFGVFMEKEGASRALDEAFEGELQFLYESGDLSHERGQIMKLHTFGKVSAKRIYFVGLGKQEELTKDGLRKAFGKAFKQLANDQVEHATLAVDSLTGLQISNEDAFEAIGEAHALSPFVLNTYHTEKKKDTVFTELTVIGESKESESEITKALNIGFALGEGANVARRLVNTPGNLMTATDLAAFAEGVASKHDFEIDILNKEEIESLGMGALLAVNQGSDEPPKLIVMRYQGKDTWENPVALVGKGITFDTGGYSLKGKEGIIGMKMDMGGAASTIGAMDAIGSIKPKENVMTVIPATDNMISGKAFKPDDVIVSMSGKTIEIRNTDAEGRLALADAITYAKTKGAAKVIDIATLTGGVVVALGNQVTGTMTNDDEWLSTVQQSAGETGELLWQLPYFDHYKKQVRTSHIADLNNSPGRAGHAILAGAFVGDFAEDTPWVHLDIAGTAMAESEHDLGPKGPTGVMARTLAKVIMNEAK is encoded by the coding sequence ATGTACATATTTAAACAAGATTCGTTTACAAAGTTTGAAACGGAAGCATTATTATTTGGTGTATTTATGGAAAAAGAAGGCGCTTCGAGAGCTTTAGATGAAGCTTTTGAAGGGGAATTACAATTCCTTTATGAGTCTGGAGATTTGTCGCATGAGCGTGGACAAATCATGAAGTTACATACGTTTGGAAAAGTATCGGCAAAACGTATTTATTTTGTAGGTCTAGGAAAACAAGAAGAGTTAACGAAAGATGGGCTTCGAAAAGCTTTTGGCAAAGCATTTAAACAATTAGCGAATGACCAAGTTGAGCATGCAACGTTAGCAGTTGATAGTTTAACAGGATTACAAATTTCTAACGAAGATGCATTTGAGGCAATTGGAGAAGCACATGCACTCTCGCCTTTCGTGTTAAATACGTATCATACAGAGAAAAAGAAAGATACCGTATTTACTGAGCTTACGGTTATTGGTGAATCTAAAGAGAGTGAAAGTGAGATCACTAAAGCGTTAAATATTGGGTTCGCTCTAGGAGAAGGTGCAAATGTTGCCCGACGTCTTGTCAATACGCCAGGAAACTTAATGACTGCAACTGACCTTGCAGCATTTGCTGAAGGGGTAGCAAGCAAACATGATTTTGAAATCGATATTTTAAATAAAGAAGAAATTGAATCGCTCGGTATGGGTGCGTTACTTGCTGTAAACCAAGGATCTGATGAACCACCGAAACTCATTGTTATGCGCTATCAAGGAAAAGACACTTGGGAAAATCCAGTCGCTCTTGTCGGAAAAGGAATTACCTTTGATACTGGAGGCTATTCTCTTAAAGGGAAAGAAGGTATCATTGGTATGAAAATGGACATGGGTGGTGCTGCATCAACTATTGGAGCCATGGATGCAATTGGTTCGATTAAGCCAAAAGAAAATGTGATGACTGTGATCCCAGCAACAGATAACATGATAAGTGGAAAAGCTTTTAAGCCAGATGATGTGATCGTCTCGATGAGCGGGAAGACGATCGAAATCCGTAATACTGATGCAGAAGGACGCCTAGCACTAGCTGATGCAATCACTTATGCTAAAACAAAAGGTGCAGCAAAAGTCATTGATATCGCGACATTAACGGGTGGAGTGGTTGTAGCATTAGGAAACCAAGTAACTGGTACGATGACAAATGATGATGAATGGTTGTCAACAGTGCAACAATCAGCCGGTGAAACAGGTGAACTATTGTGGCAATTGCCTTACTTCGATCATTACAAAAAACAAGTTCGTACGAGTCACATTGCAGATTTAAACAATAGTCCAGGACGTGCTGGGCATGCAATATTAGCTGGTGCGTTCGTTGGTGATTTTGCTGAGGACACACCATGGGTTCATTTAGATATTGCCGGTACCGCAATGGCAGAATCTGAACATGACCTTGGTCCAAAAGGACCTACTGGTGTCATGGCGAGGACACTTGCAAAAGTTATTATGAACGAAGCCAAATAA
- a CDS encoding antitoxin VbhA family protein → MMSKDPVKKALEHVLDNDALEDFEVTEEQKKLVEKSIRGEISHEEFIAEAKKILENSSG, encoded by the coding sequence ATGATGAGCAAAGATCCGGTTAAAAAAGCACTTGAACATGTTCTCGATAATGATGCACTAGAGGACTTTGAAGTAACAGAAGAGCAGAAGAAGCTTGTGGAGAAAAGTATCAGAGGGGAGATTTCGCATGAAGAATTTATAGCAGAAGCTAAAAAAATACTCGAAAACAGTAGTGGCTAA
- a CDS encoding EAL domain-containing protein has protein sequence MQLRGRIIAVIILFIFRGSWMFYYHYNFEIDNVIQELIISILLIFPVWWIGKQFDKSHYYLEQLKIKQQELEQKETDFTNLIELSPHFLLIHQGEQIVYVNPETVKMLGAKTKGELEGRSIYDMIPASEYIEFKTKLEELKNGYVTQIEELIITGFNGQLSNIKTIAVPTIYKQRPAIMSIGINLTDYKHVEKKLNDIDFALNESTIIAITDKDGVITHVNDKFCTISKYTKNELIGNTHRIIKSGQHSSSFFKEMWETIRGGEVWKGEIKNRAKDGSYYWVDTTIVPFLDRTGAPYQYVAIRNDITNIKEMEEKSRYLANYDTLTKLPNRQHINQFIQQEIEKQNESSNLALLFIDLDGFKLYNDTLGHNFGDELLKEVPKRMKRCLPKDSFLGRYAGDEFIIIMKEKDEQQINNLASNINKTFEEPFYILGKELFITLSIGISLYPKDGTDAETLIKNADAAMYRSKRETKNNYQFYREEFNESNKSKVNIENGLRWALRNHEFHLLYQPQYELHTKSIVGAEALIRWKSPTLGDVSPAEFIPIAEDTGLIVPISKWVFNSACKQCKQWHDAGLKLKISVNISLRQFYLENIIETVREVLLDTNLEPKYLNLEITESIFQDINKSKHILKSLKELGVMISIDDFGTGYSSLAILNQLPIDFVKIDRSFIKDIPNDENSIMLVKTIRDIGKNLNYEIVAEGVENTDQLKFLQQNKCQIAQGFYFSKPIFSEKIVRLVDTFYEKNK, from the coding sequence ATGCAGCTTAGAGGGAGAATAATCGCAGTCATTATCTTATTTATTTTTAGAGGGAGTTGGATGTTTTATTACCACTACAATTTTGAAATTGATAATGTAATCCAAGAACTTATCATCTCAATACTATTAATCTTTCCGGTATGGTGGATAGGAAAACAATTTGATAAAAGTCATTATTATTTAGAACAACTAAAGATAAAACAACAAGAACTAGAGCAAAAAGAAACAGATTTTACGAATTTAATTGAACTATCACCTCATTTTTTGCTCATTCATCAAGGTGAACAAATCGTTTATGTAAACCCAGAAACAGTGAAAATGTTAGGTGCGAAGACAAAAGGTGAGTTAGAAGGAAGATCCATTTATGACATGATTCCTGCTAGTGAGTACATAGAATTTAAGACAAAATTAGAGGAACTTAAAAACGGTTACGTAACACAGATAGAGGAACTAATTATCACTGGATTTAATGGACAGTTATCTAATATTAAAACAATTGCTGTTCCTACGATATACAAACAGCGTCCGGCAATAATGAGTATTGGTATTAATTTAACCGATTATAAACATGTAGAAAAGAAATTAAATGATATTGATTTTGCATTAAATGAATCGACGATTATTGCAATAACAGATAAAGATGGGGTAATTACCCATGTGAATGATAAGTTTTGTACGATCTCGAAATATACGAAAAACGAATTAATCGGCAACACACACCGAATAATTAAATCGGGACAACATTCGAGTTCGTTTTTCAAAGAGATGTGGGAAACGATTCGAGGTGGGGAAGTTTGGAAAGGAGAGATCAAAAATAGAGCAAAAGATGGATCATATTATTGGGTTGATACGACCATTGTTCCATTTCTTGATCGAACCGGAGCCCCATATCAATATGTAGCAATAAGGAATGATATTACAAATATTAAGGAAATGGAAGAAAAGAGTAGATATTTAGCAAATTATGATACGTTAACGAAACTTCCAAATCGTCAACACATTAACCAATTTATTCAACAAGAGATTGAAAAACAAAATGAGTCTAGTAATCTGGCACTCTTATTTATCGATCTTGACGGTTTTAAATTATATAATGATACTCTTGGCCATAACTTTGGTGATGAACTATTAAAAGAAGTGCCTAAAAGAATGAAACGCTGTCTACCGAAGGACTCATTTTTAGGTCGGTATGCTGGAGATGAATTTATTATTATCATGAAGGAAAAAGATGAACAGCAAATTAATAATCTCGCAAGTAATATAAATAAAACTTTTGAAGAACCTTTTTATATTCTCGGTAAAGAATTGTTTATTACGTTAAGTATAGGAATTAGCTTGTATCCAAAAGACGGGACAGATGCCGAAACGTTAATAAAAAATGCAGATGCAGCTATGTACAGGTCGAAAAGAGAAACAAAGAACAATTATCAATTTTATAGAGAAGAGTTTAATGAATCTAACAAAAGTAAAGTAAATATTGAAAATGGACTGAGGTGGGCCCTGAGAAATCATGAATTTCATCTTTTATATCAACCTCAGTATGAGCTTCATACAAAATCAATTGTAGGAGCAGAAGCTTTGATTCGGTGGAAGAGCCCTACATTAGGAGATGTCTCACCAGCAGAATTTATTCCAATAGCTGAAGATACAGGCCTTATCGTACCAATAAGCAAGTGGGTATTTAATTCAGCATGTAAACAATGTAAACAATGGCATGATGCTGGGTTGAAGCTAAAAATCTCGGTAAATATTTCATTACGTCAGTTCTACCTTGAAAATATTATAGAAACGGTGAGAGAAGTATTATTAGATACAAATCTTGAACCAAAGTATTTAAACTTAGAAATTACCGAAAGTATTTTTCAAGACATAAATAAATCAAAACATATTTTAAAAAGCCTAAAAGAATTAGGCGTAATGATTTCCATTGACGACTTTGGGACTGGATATTCATCATTAGCGATATTAAACCAATTACCGATCGACTTTGTGAAGATTGATCGATCATTTATAAAGGATATACCAAATGATGAAAATTCAATCATGCTCGTTAAAACGATTCGAGATATTGGGAAGAATTTAAACTATGAAATTGTTGCCGAAGGGGTAGAGAATACAGATCAATTGAAGTTCTTACAACAAAATAAATGTCAAATTGCCCAAGGTTTTTACTTTAGTAAACCTATCTTTTCAGAAAAAATAGTAAGGTTAGTAGATACATTTTACGAAAAAAATAAATAA
- a CDS encoding ribonuclease H family protein — protein sequence MKLRIELTYKTRKGTEAIFTSDEMNAEKALLVADDFEQTGRLKNIMFVDRYDSAWSIKELKKYLEEIETEPHNVTVYFDGGFDIQTKKSGLGCAIYYEQNGKSFRLRKNQLDGELDTNNEAEYAALYFTLQELESLGVHHLPVQFVGDSQVVINQLIGEWPVMEDTLNQWADRIEEKLKDLGISPEFTLVSRKKNQEADQLATQALKEIEIMSTLELKEE from the coding sequence ATGAAGTTACGTATAGAACTTACATACAAAACTCGAAAAGGGACTGAAGCTATCTTTACTTCTGATGAGATGAATGCTGAAAAAGCGTTATTAGTTGCTGATGATTTCGAGCAAACAGGACGATTGAAGAATATTATGTTTGTCGATCGATATGATAGTGCTTGGTCGATAAAGGAATTAAAGAAGTACTTAGAAGAAATTGAGACTGAACCACATAATGTTACCGTTTATTTTGATGGAGGGTTTGACATACAAACGAAAAAGTCTGGCTTAGGTTGTGCGATTTATTATGAACAGAATGGAAAGTCATTTCGTCTTCGTAAAAACCAGTTAGATGGTGAACTCGACACGAATAATGAAGCAGAATATGCAGCTCTTTATTTTACGCTCCAAGAACTAGAGTCATTAGGAGTGCATCATTTACCCGTTCAGTTTGTTGGAGATTCACAAGTTGTCATCAATCAGCTAATTGGTGAATGGCCAGTCATGGAAGATACGTTAAATCAATGGGCCGATCGGATTGAAGAGAAATTGAAAGATCTAGGGATCAGTCCAGAGTTTACACTTGTATCAAGAAAGAAGAATCAGGAAGCGGACCAATTAGCAACTCAAGCATTAAAAGAGATAGAAATTATGAGTACGTTAGAGTTAAAAGAGGAGTAG
- a CDS encoding ribonuclease J encodes MSKNENGLSIFALGGLNEVGKNMYAIQYEDEIVLIDCGNKFPDESLLGVDLIIPDISYLIENKEKVRGVIVTHGHEDHIGGIPFLLKKLNVPVYATRFTLGLIELKLKEHKLLRETELIEINPDSNVTFEHITVNFFKVTHSIPDCLGMVFRTPEGNVVHTGDFKFDFTPAMNEHSDIHKMADIGKEGVLLLLSESTNAERPGSTPSEQMVGEHVEEAFKKADGKVILSTFASNVSRLQQVVDAAIKTDRKLALLGRSMVNVVTVAIERGYLQVPNNMLIDQNEINEMAPENVAILCTGSQGEPLAALSRLSTGNFRGVDVLAGDTVILAAGPIPGNERAVTRIVDNLLSLGAKVIYGTGSSSGMHVSGHGYQEDLKLMLTLMKPTYFIPIHGEYRMLYHHRLLAESVGVEEGNTFILKNGEVVDIRNHEARQTRKVRAGNTLVDGMGVGDVGEIVLRDRKQLSEDGMIVTILTMSKSEKELVSDPDTITRGFVYVRDSEELLKDVNHLIKKAVNELDEEERKEWGVIKQHIKRSIGQYLFKHTKKKPMILPIIIEV; translated from the coding sequence GTGAGTAAAAATGAGAATGGATTATCAATTTTCGCCTTAGGTGGATTAAATGAAGTAGGAAAAAATATGTATGCCATTCAATATGAAGACGAAATTGTGCTTATCGATTGTGGGAATAAGTTTCCGGATGAAAGTTTATTAGGCGTTGATTTAATTATTCCTGATATATCATACTTGATAGAGAATAAGGAGAAAGTTAGAGGGGTTATTGTTACGCATGGTCATGAAGATCATATTGGCGGAATTCCTTTTCTCTTAAAGAAATTAAATGTGCCTGTTTATGCTACTCGTTTTACATTAGGGTTAATCGAATTAAAATTAAAGGAACATAAACTTTTAAGAGAAACCGAATTAATTGAAATAAATCCCGACTCCAATGTAACATTTGAACATATTACAGTTAATTTCTTTAAAGTTACTCATAGTATTCCGGACTGTTTAGGAATGGTATTTAGAACACCTGAAGGGAATGTTGTACATACTGGAGACTTTAAATTTGACTTCACTCCTGCAATGAACGAGCATTCTGACATTCATAAAATGGCTGACATTGGTAAAGAAGGGGTATTACTTTTATTATCTGAAAGTACGAACGCTGAACGTCCAGGATCAACTCCATCAGAGCAAATGGTTGGTGAACATGTGGAAGAAGCTTTTAAGAAAGCAGATGGTAAAGTTATTCTTTCTACATTCGCCTCGAATGTTAGCAGGCTTCAGCAAGTTGTTGATGCTGCGATTAAAACAGACCGGAAACTCGCTCTTCTTGGGCGAAGCATGGTCAATGTCGTAACCGTTGCTATTGAACGCGGTTATTTGCAAGTTCCAAATAACATGCTTATTGATCAAAATGAAATCAATGAAATGGCTCCAGAAAATGTAGCGATCCTTTGTACAGGTAGCCAAGGTGAACCGCTAGCTGCTTTATCGAGACTGTCTACAGGTAATTTCCGTGGCGTTGACGTGTTAGCAGGGGATACTGTCATTTTAGCAGCGGGACCAATTCCAGGAAATGAACGGGCTGTGACAAGAATCGTTGATAATTTATTATCTTTAGGAGCTAAAGTCATCTATGGAACTGGTAGTTCATCAGGAATGCATGTTTCAGGGCATGGATACCAAGAAGACTTAAAATTAATGCTTACATTAATGAAGCCGACATATTTTATCCCGATTCACGGGGAGTATCGAATGTTATACCACCATCGTTTACTTGCTGAATCAGTCGGCGTTGAAGAAGGAAATACATTTATTTTAAAAAATGGTGAAGTTGTTGATATTAGAAATCATGAGGCGCGGCAAACACGAAAAGTTCGAGCAGGGAATACGCTTGTAGATGGAATGGGTGTTGGGGACGTTGGAGAAATTGTCTTGCGTGATCGTAAGCAACTTTCTGAAGATGGGATGATTGTCACTATTTTAACAATGAGTAAATCAGAGAAAGAGCTTGTTTCAGATCCGGACACAATCACTCGTGGGTTTGTCTATGTAAGGGATTCTGAAGAATTATTAAAAGACGTCAACCACTTAATTAAAAAGGCTGTTAATGAATTAGACGAAGAGGAAAGAAAAGAGTGGGGAGTGATTAAACAACATATAAAAAGGTCGATCGGTCAATATTTGTTTAAACATACGAAGAAAAAACCGATGATCTTGCCGATTATTATTGAAGTCTAA
- a CDS encoding DNA topoisomerase III: MKKRVVIAEKPSVARDIARVLNCNKKGNGFIEGDKYIITWALGHLVTLADPEAYDDKYKSWKIEDLPMLPNQLKLVVIKKTSKQFQAVKSQLHRSDVGEVVIATDAAREGELVARWIIEKARVNKPIKRLWISSVTDKAIQDGFQNLKSGKSYENLYHSAVARSEADWYIGLNATRALTCKFNAQLSCGRVQTPTVAIIAKREGEIRNFQPKTFYGVKAETDQNLNLTWLDKHSNDIRTFSKEKADEILKKTKQNQAKVLDIEKKHKKSFAPQLYDLTELQREANKAFNYSAKETLSILQKLYEQHKVLTYPRTDSKYLSSDIVETLSDRINACKKSSPYTKIAHQLLQKPIKTNKSFVDDAKVSDHHAIIPTEEKAILHNFTDKERKMYDLVVKRFLAVLYPPFEYEQTTIKAKVETEDFIAKGKRVISSGWKEVYDHEFEEEDPINNMKEQLLPNLNIGDTLTLSSVKHTTGETKPPARFNEATLLSAMENPAKHIATNTKDLAKTLQKTGGLGTVATRADIIDKLFHSFLIEKKGKEIFLTSKGKQLLDLVPQDLKSPQLTAEWEQKLEAIAKGQLNKNSFINEMKDYTKSTVHEIKNSTKKFKHTNLTGTKCPECGKNMLEVNGKKGKMHVCQDRECGYRKNISKSTNARCPKCKKKLELRGQGEGQVFVCKCGHKEKLSTFNERKKKEKNTKVSKRDVNKYMKQQNKQDDEPFNPALAEALAKLKDK; this comes from the coding sequence ATGAAAAAAAGAGTAGTTATCGCAGAAAAACCTTCTGTTGCTCGTGATATTGCACGAGTATTGAATTGCAACAAAAAAGGGAACGGATTTATTGAAGGAGACAAATATATCATTACGTGGGCGTTAGGTCATTTAGTAACTCTTGCAGACCCTGAAGCTTATGATGATAAATATAAATCGTGGAAAATCGAAGACTTGCCGATGCTTCCAAATCAATTAAAGCTCGTAGTCATTAAGAAAACGAGTAAGCAATTTCAAGCAGTGAAAAGCCAGCTACACCGTTCAGACGTCGGTGAAGTTGTTATCGCAACTGATGCTGCCCGTGAAGGTGAGCTTGTTGCCCGGTGGATTATAGAAAAAGCTAGAGTAAACAAACCAATTAAGCGACTGTGGATTTCTTCTGTAACTGATAAGGCCATTCAAGATGGCTTTCAAAATTTAAAAAGCGGCAAATCATATGAAAACTTGTATCATTCTGCTGTTGCTCGTTCTGAAGCTGACTGGTATATCGGGTTAAACGCGACAAGAGCTCTGACGTGTAAATTTAATGCTCAACTTTCGTGCGGTCGCGTCCAAACGCCAACAGTTGCAATTATTGCGAAAAGAGAGGGCGAGATTCGCAACTTTCAACCGAAAACATTCTATGGAGTTAAAGCCGAAACAGATCAAAACCTAAACCTCACTTGGCTTGACAAGCATTCAAATGATATTCGAACATTTTCAAAGGAAAAAGCAGATGAGATATTAAAGAAAACGAAGCAGAACCAAGCTAAAGTACTCGACATTGAGAAAAAACATAAGAAAAGCTTCGCCCCACAGCTCTATGATTTAACTGAATTACAACGTGAGGCAAATAAAGCATTTAACTATTCTGCAAAAGAAACGTTATCGATTTTACAAAAGCTTTATGAACAGCATAAAGTTCTTACATATCCTAGAACAGATTCAAAATATTTATCTAGTGATATTGTTGAAACGCTAAGTGATCGTATTAATGCTTGTAAAAAGAGTAGCCCGTATACAAAAATCGCACATCAATTATTACAAAAGCCAATTAAGACAAACAAGTCGTTTGTAGATGATGCAAAAGTGTCGGATCACCATGCAATCATCCCCACCGAAGAAAAAGCAATTTTACATAACTTTACCGATAAAGAACGTAAAATGTACGATTTGGTTGTCAAACGCTTTTTAGCAGTTTTATACCCTCCTTTTGAGTATGAACAAACGACGATAAAAGCTAAAGTTGAAACGGAAGATTTTATCGCTAAAGGAAAAAGAGTCATCTCTTCAGGCTGGAAAGAAGTATACGATCATGAATTTGAAGAAGAAGATCCAATAAATAATATGAAAGAACAACTCCTTCCTAACTTAAACATAGGAGATACACTTACTCTTTCATCCGTTAAACATACAACTGGAGAGACAAAGCCTCCCGCTCGATTTAATGAAGCAACATTACTATCAGCGATGGAAAACCCTGCAAAACATATTGCAACAAATACGAAGGACTTAGCTAAAACATTACAAAAAACAGGTGGCCTCGGTACTGTAGCCACTCGTGCTGATATCATTGATAAGCTATTTCATTCGTTCCTTATCGAGAAGAAAGGGAAAGAAATATTCCTCACTTCAAAAGGGAAACAACTTCTCGATTTAGTACCACAAGATTTAAAATCCCCTCAGTTGACAGCTGAATGGGAACAAAAACTTGAGGCAATCGCAAAAGGCCAGTTAAACAAAAATAGCTTTATTAATGAGATGAAAGACTACACTAAGTCAACCGTCCATGAAATTAAAAATAGTACGAAGAAGTTTAAACATACAAACTTAACAGGAACGAAATGTCCAGAGTGCGGGAAGAATATGCTTGAAGTAAATGGAAAAAAAGGGAAGATGCACGTTTGTCAGGACCGAGAATGCGGATATCGTAAAAACATCTCTAAATCAACGAATGCTCGCTGTCCGAAATGTAAGAAAAAACTTGAGTTACGAGGTCAAGGTGAAGGGCAAGTATTTGTTTGTAAATGTGGACATAAAGAAAAGCTATCTACATTTAATGAACGAAAGAAAAAAGAGAAAAATACGAAAGTATCTAAACGTGATGTTAACAAATATATGAAGCAGCAAAATAAACAGGACGATGAACCGTTTAACCCAGCTCTTGCAGAAGCGTTAGCAAAGTTGAAAGATAAGTAA
- the alr gene encoding alanine racemase, which yields MSRVSYRQTWVEVSLDAIYQNAQTFKRNLSERTKFMAVVKADGYGHGAVEVAKTAIAAGADALGVAFLDEALVLRKANIKVPILVLGYTPPESCEDAVLNQITITVFSDDVVDELAHVTEKLNTRASVHLKVDTGMARVGVTSKEAAFSLAKKISILKNVELEGIFTHFANADSIDSTYTNTQFDKFKEVYQYLEKNNIRIPIKHCCNSAATMSGRKYHLDMVRVGISLYGLYPSNELKNSSYRLEQAMTFKTKISAIKEASEGDFISYGCTFEMKQDGMIATIPVGYADGFSRALSNQGEVLVDGTRVPIVGRICMDQSMVDVSFMNEVFVGEEVTVFGSSNKNFISIDEIAVQMGTINYEVVCLVGKRVPRVYIKDNDLFSFKNNLLEVEESEKVKSLSFI from the coding sequence ATGAGTAGAGTAAGTTATAGACAAACTTGGGTCGAAGTTTCGTTAGATGCTATTTATCAAAATGCACAAACCTTTAAACGTAATCTATCGGAACGAACGAAATTTATGGCTGTAGTAAAAGCAGATGGGTATGGGCATGGGGCAGTTGAAGTAGCAAAAACTGCAATTGCAGCAGGTGCCGATGCACTTGGAGTTGCTTTTCTAGATGAAGCACTTGTTTTACGTAAAGCGAATATAAAAGTACCTATCCTTGTTTTAGGGTACACACCTCCTGAATCTTGTGAGGATGCCGTTTTGAATCAAATTACGATAACGGTATTTTCTGATGATGTGGTTGATGAATTAGCCCATGTTACGGAAAAGTTAAATACTAGAGCATCTGTTCATTTAAAAGTTGATACAGGTATGGCAAGAGTTGGCGTTACATCAAAAGAAGCGGCTTTTTCTTTAGCAAAAAAGATTAGCATTCTTAAAAATGTTGAGTTAGAAGGAATTTTTACGCATTTTGCAAATGCGGATAGTATCGATTCTACATATACGAATACGCAATTTGATAAATTTAAAGAGGTCTATCAGTATTTAGAAAAGAATAATATACGAATACCCATAAAGCATTGTTGTAATAGTGCAGCAACGATGAGTGGTCGAAAATATCATTTAGATATGGTTCGGGTTGGAATAAGTCTTTATGGTTTATATCCATCAAATGAATTGAAAAACAGTAGCTACCGATTAGAGCAAGCAATGACGTTTAAAACCAAAATTTCAGCAATAAAAGAGGCGAGTGAGGGGGACTTCATTAGTTATGGTTGTACATTTGAAATGAAGCAAGATGGTATGATAGCTACAATTCCGGTAGGATATGCAGATGGATTTTCAAGGGCTTTATCAAATCAAGGGGAAGTTTTAGTTGATGGTACGCGTGTTCCCATTGTTGGAAGAATTTGCATGGATCAGTCCATGGTTGATGTAAGTTTTATGAATGAGGTGTTTGTTGGAGAAGAAGTGACCGTCTTTGGTAGCTCGAATAAGAATTTTATTTCTATTGATGAGATCGCAGTACAAATGGGAACGATTAATTATGAAGTCGTCTGCCTAGTAGGAAAACGTGTTCCGCGAGTCTATATAAAGGATAACGATCTTTTTTCCTTTAAAAATAACCTATTAGAGGTGGAGGAAAGTGAGAAGGTTAAATCATTAAGTTTCATTTAG
- the ald gene encoding alanine dehydrogenase gives MLIGVPKEIKNNENRVAITPSGVDALIKSGHEVIIETNAGIGSGFTNEDYVQEGANIVDTAKEAWSAEMVMKVKEPLSSEYDYFREGLILFTYLHLAAEPELARALTEKGVTAIAYETVEQNRTLPLLTPMSEVAGRMSTQIGAQFLQKYNGGKGVLLAGVPGVQRGKVTVIGGGVVGTNAAKMAIGLGAKVTIIDLNPERLRELDDIFGNDIQTLMSNPLNIAQAVADSDLVIGAVLIPGAKAPKLVKEDMIAAMTPGSVIVDVAIDQGGIFETVDRITTHDNPTYEKHGVVHYAVANMPGAVPRTSTIGLTNVTVPYALQIANKGVNKAVAENPALKPGVNVASGYITYEAVAKDLGYEYVSVEEALEKVASVN, from the coding sequence ATGTTAATTGGAGTACCTAAAGAAATTAAAAATAACGAAAACAGAGTTGCGATTACCCCATCAGGTGTTGATGCGTTAATAAAGTCTGGACATGAAGTAATTATTGAAACGAATGCAGGAATTGGAAGCGGTTTCACGAATGAAGATTATGTTCAAGAAGGTGCTAATATTGTAGATACAGCGAAAGAAGCTTGGTCTGCTGAAATGGTTATGAAAGTAAAAGAACCATTATCATCAGAATATGATTATTTTAGAGAAGGTTTAATCCTCTTTACTTATTTACACTTAGCTGCTGAACCTGAGCTTGCTCGCGCGTTAACGGAAAAAGGAGTAACGGCTATTGCTTATGAAACGGTAGAACAAAATCGTACGTTACCACTTCTTACACCAATGAGTGAAGTAGCTGGACGTATGTCGACACAAATTGGCGCACAATTTTTACAAAAATACAATGGTGGTAAAGGTGTGCTATTAGCAGGTGTACCAGGAGTACAACGTGGAAAAGTTACAGTTATTGGTGGAGGCGTTGTAGGTACGAACGCAGCGAAAATGGCGATTGGTCTAGGGGCGAAAGTTACTATTATTGACTTAAACCCTGAAAGACTTCGTGAATTAGATGATATTTTCGGAAATGACATTCAAACATTAATGTCTAATCCATTAAATATTGCACAAGCTGTTGCGGATTCCGATTTAGTTATTGGTGCCGTATTAATTCCTGGAGCAAAAGCTCCAAAACTTGTAAAAGAAGATATGATCGCAGCAATGACTCCAGGGTCTGTTATTGTAGACGTTGCAATTGACCAAGGTGGAATCTTCGAAACAGTAGATCGTATTACAACGCATGATAACCCAACATATGAGAAGCATGGCGTAGTTCACTATGCAGTTGCAAACATGCCAGGGGCGGTTCCAAGAACTTCTACAATTGGACTGACTAATGTGACTGTACCTTATGCTCTACAAATTGCAAATAAAGGTGTAAATAAGGCAGTTGCTGAAAATCCAGCTCTTAAACCAGGAGTGAATGTTGCATCAGGCTATATTACTTATGAAGCTGTAGCAAAAGATTTAGGGTATGAGTATGTTTCTGTAGAAGAAGCACTAGAAAAAGTAGCATCTGTGAACTAA